CCGGTGCTGATTTGGCCTCTGGTATCAGCACTGCTGAAAAGCGGGCGAGCAGACCTCGCGGGAATGGCCTGGAATTTGGTCGAAAAGCGCTTGATGTTAAATCGGTGGCCAGAATATTACGATGGTCGTTTAGGTCGATTGGTAGGGCGACGCGCCAATATCGGGCAAGTGTGGAGTGCGGCGGGATTTCTTCTTGCGCGCTATTTCTTGGATGATCCTGGGTTGTTGCTTCGCTTAGGTATTGACGAACCTAGCCCTGCTGAGGTTAGCGAGGTGAATTCTTAGCCCATGACCGTAGACAAGCAATTGGTAGAACCGGCGGATCATCCGCAAGAAAAGGGCTCGCCGTTGCTTTACTTGGTGCTTATCAGTATCCACGGGCTCATTCGTGGCCAGAACATCGAGCTTGGGAGGGATGCAGACACCGGAGGTCAGATACTTTATGTACTTGAGCTACTTCATGCTCTGGCGGCACATCCGAAAGTTTCACGAGTTGACCTGCTGACCCGTCAAATCATCGATCCTAGAGTGAGTGATGACTATCAACAAGAACAGGAAATTCTGTCGGATGAGCCGAAAGCACATATCATTCGACTCCCTGCCGGGCCCGAGGAATATTTGCCAAAAGAGTCGCTTTGGCCGTATTTGGATAGTTTCAGCGATCATGCGATTGAATACTTACGCAAGCAGGCACAGGCGCCAAGTGTCATACACAGTCACTACGCCGATGCCGGTTACGTAGGCATGCGCTTGGCATTACAGCTTGGCGTCCCGCTGGTGCACACGGCTCATTCCCTGGGCCGCAGCAAGCGGCAACATTTGCTGGCTTTTGGCGAATCCGAGACAGTCTTGGAAGAGAAATACCGATTGTCCCATAGAATCCACGTAGAGGAAGAAATTCTTTCCACGGCTGCTCTTGTCGTGGCCAGCACCCAAGACGAGATCGATAGCCAGTACGGGATGTACGATCGAGCTAATCCTGAGCGCATGCGCGTAATACCGCCGGGGGTAGATCTCTCCCGATTCGCACCAGTTTCCCGTCCAGCGCCACCGATTGTTGAAGAGTTAAAACGCTTTCTACGAAATGCGAAACGGCCGCCAATTCTCGCTTTGTCCCGCCCAGATGAACGTAAGAACATTGCCGGCCTGATTCACGCTTATGGGAAAAATCCAGAGCTACAAGCCCGCGCAAATTTGGTCATTATTGCTGGAAATCGGGAAGATATACGTGATATGCCGGCAGGCCTCAGGCAAGTGTTAACAGAAATGTTATTCCTGATTGACTGCTATAACCTCTATGGGAAAGTTGCCTACCCACGGCAACATTCTCCCGAGGATGTCCCTGACCTGTATCGTTGGGCGGCTGATTTGGGAGGGGTATTTATCAATCCGGCGTTGACTGAACCCTTTGGGTTGACGCTGATCGAGGCGGCGGCTTGTGGTCTTCCGGTCCTGGCAACGGAAAACGGAGGCCCGAAAGACATTATCACCAACTGTAATAATGGCCTGCTCATCAATCCGTTGGACACGGATGAGATGAGCAGCAAACTGCTGGCCATTCTCAACGACGCAAGGAATCGGCGGCACTACGCGCAAAACGGGGTCGCCGCTGTGCGCCGCCATTACACTTGGCCGGCGCATGTTGAACAATACTTGGAGGCACTCAGAGAATGCCCGATGAATGCTCCCTCTACACCAGATATTTTGACCCCAAGAGAGCCTCGCGTTACCTCCAAACGACTGCTGTTCCTTGGTGTTCGTCTTTTGGACCAGTATCCGATCGGACCGGCGGATTTGGCGGCACAGTTATTTTCGCGGAAGCAGCGGGTAGCCCTGGGACTGGTGACCATGCGCCCCCTCTCCGAGCTTCTGATGCTTCTCAAAGAACGCGGCTTGGGGGTCCCCGAACTTCTCATTACTGGCGCCGGTACCTATATCCATTATGGCACAAGCCTGACTCGAGATCAGGCATGGAGCCGTCACATAGCAGTGAATTGGCAAGGTGACCGCGTCTACGATCTGCTTGCTGAAACAGCCGGCGTCCATTTGGCAAGCAGGAGTAGTCAAGGCATGTATACGGTGCATGGTTTCATTCATAGTGGCTCCGATTTTGGCGGTATCACGGCGTTAGATAGTCAATTGCATGCCCAGGATATCCCCGCTCGTGTCGTGGCAATCAATCCACAGGAGTTTTTGGTCATTCCGCAACGCGCATCTCTCGGTTTTGCCGTTCGCTATGTCGCCGATCGGCATGATATTCCCCTCGAGCATGTTCTGGTCGTTGGTAGCCCACAAGCTGACCTCGAATTATTGGGGGGAAATATTCTTGCGGCGCAAATAGGCGGAGGAAGCGAAGGGGCGCGATTGTCCGATGACGTTTATTCCTGTCAATCTGAGGGTCTAGCGGGGATCTTGGAAGCAATTTCCCACTATCAGTTTTTGGATATGTAAGGGGATTCAGGAAATGTCAGGAAATGATCAAGACCCCGAATGGGAGACCGGTAGCATGGATAGACCAGAGAAAGAAAGGCAGTCGGTATTGCTGTGTTGCGATCTGGATCGAACGTTGATCCCAAATGGCATTTCTTTGGAAAGCCCAGAGGCACGACCCCGTTTCCGGGGTCTGTGCGCGCATTCTGCAGTGCAGTTGATCATGGTGACCGGGCGTCATTTGGACCTCGTCACGGAAGCCATCGACTACTGGCAGCTACCCATGCCACAGTTCATCATCGGTGATGTAGGAACGAGTATCTACGCCTTGACGGATGACAAATGGCGTCCATGGCAACATTGGGCTGCGGAAATCGCTCCAGATTGGGGGGGATGACCCATGGTGATATCACCAAAGAGCTTGCCAACATATCTGCCATCAGCCTCCAACCAACGGCACAGCAGGGTATGTTCAAGGTAAGTTATTATCTAGCTCTTGACCTGGATTATGCGGCTCTCGAAGAGGAAATTTTGCAAAGACTTTGGGGCTTGGGCGTAAATGCCAAGCTGATTTGGTCCGTCGATGAACTGGCTAATATACGTTTGCTGGATATCCTACCTTGCAGCGCCAGTAAGCTGCACGCCATAGAGTTTCTCGTCCACCAACACGGATATTCTATAGATCAAACAGTTTTTGCGGGCGATTCAGGCAATGATTTGGAGGTTTTGGGTAGTCATATCAACTCAGTCTTGGTGGCCAACGCCCACCCTGATGTTCGGGAACAGGCGCTTCGGTTGGCATCAGCCTCCGACCTACGCGATACCCTCTACCTTGCCAAGGGCGGATTCCTGGGAATGAACGGGAATTACGCCGCTGGTATTTTGGAAGGCATTGCTCACTACCTCCCGAAAACAGCAGCATGGATGGAACCGATAGCCTGAATAGAGCCCTAACCCAGGATCTTGGTGTCGAGCAGTCATCTAATTCTATGGATTCATAGCCTTGCGTAGATCATTACGATATTTTCTCCTGGCACTTCTGGCTCTTTCTTTGACAGCCTGTGCACCCGCTTCCTTTTCCGCAAGAAATCCCTTATCTTCGAAGCTTTATGATCCAGCTGGGTTACAGGCCACTACCGGGAAAGAAATACATATCTTTGTGCTCGATACTGGCTGGCATACTGGGTGGGCAGTTCCGGCCAAGTCATTTCTCGAAGTTGCTCCGGTACTGCAGCACTGGTTTAGCTCCGATCAAGAGCTCTTGATTGGATGGGGAAACCGTAGTTTTTATATGGCGCAAAACCCCGGAGTTTTGACCGGACTTTCTGCGTTACTTCCGTCCAAAAGCGTGGTCTTGATTCAAGGACTTCGTTCTCCGGATTGGCCTACGCAATTGCTTCCTCAGGTTCGCTTATTCCCATTACAGGTCAGTCACGCCCGCTTTTTACGCTTGACTCAGTATATTCTTGGTTCCCTC
This genomic interval from Acidithiobacillus sp. AMEEHan contains the following:
- a CDS encoding HAD family hydrolase, with translation MTVDKQLVEPADHPQEKGSPLLYLVLISIHGLIRGQNIELGRDADTGGQILYVLELLHALAAHPKVSRVDLLTRQIIDPRVSDDYQQEQEILSDEPKAHIIRLPAGPEEYLPKESLWPYLDSFSDHAIEYLRKQAQAPSVIHSHYADAGYVGMRLALQLGVPLVHTAHSLGRSKRQHLLAFGESETVLEEKYRLSHRIHVEEEILSTAALVVASTQDEIDSQYGMYDRANPERMRVIPPGVDLSRFAPVSRPAPPIVEELKRFLRNAKRPPILALSRPDERKNIAGLIHAYGKNPELQARANLVIIAGNREDIRDMPAGLRQVLTEMLFLIDCYNLYGKVAYPRQHSPEDVPDLYRWAADLGGVFINPALTEPFGLTLIEAAACGLPVLATENGGPKDIITNCNNGLLINPLDTDEMSSKLLAILNDARNRRHYAQNGVAAVRRHYTWPAHVEQYLEALRECPMNAPSTPDILTPREPRVTSKRLLFLGVRLLDQYPIGPADLAAQLFSRKQRVALGLVTMRPLSELLMLLKERGLGVPELLITGAGTYIHYGTSLTRDQAWSRHIAVNWQGDRVYDLLAETAGVHLASRSSQGMYTVHGFIHSGSDFGGITALDSQLHAQDIPARVVAINPQEFLVIPQRASLGFAVRYVADRHDIPLEHVLVVGSPQADLELLGGNILAAQIGGGSEGARLSDDVYSCQSEGLAGILEAISHYQFLDM
- a CDS encoding HAD family hydrolase, which gives rise to MSGNDQDPEWETGSMDRPEKERQSVLLCCDLDRTLIPNGISLESPEARPRFRGLCAHSAVQLIMVTGRHLDLVTEAIDYWQLPMPQFIIGDVGTSIYALTDDKWRPWQHWAAEIAPDWGG
- a CDS encoding HAD family hydrolase; translated protein: MTHGDITKELANISAISLQPTAQQGMFKVSYYLALDLDYAALEEEILQRLWGLGVNAKLIWSVDELANIRLLDILPCSASKLHAIEFLVHQHGYSIDQTVFAGDSGNDLEVLGSHINSVLVANAHPDVREQALRLASASDLRDTLYLAKGGFLGMNGNYAAGILEGIAHYLPKTAAWMEPIA
- a CDS encoding DUF2459 domain-containing protein; this translates as MLDTGWHTGWAVPAKSFLEVAPVLQHWFSSDQELLIGWGNRSFYMAQNPGVLTGLSALLPSKSVVLIQGLRSPDWPTQLLPQVRLFPLQVSHARFLRLTQYILGSLDEPLHAHGFPKKEPWYPGGEFFRSWRTYDALHTCNTWTAGSLQYMGFPVSPTGILFAGQVQSLMHSLHRG